The genomic segment ACAGTACTACCGTGCGCACACTTCACATCATCGGCATAAATCTCCAGCATCGGCTGGGTGAACATGCGGGCAGTCTTCGTAGCACAGAGGTTCTGGTTGGTTTCCTGAGAAACAGTTTTCTGGGCACCATGACGAACCAATACTCTGCCGGCGAAAGCACCACGTGCCTCACCATCGAGTACATACTTATAAAGTTCGTTGCTGGTACAATGACCCACCTGATGATCGATAAGCGTATTGTTGTCAACCACCTGGTTCTTGTCGGCAATCACACAACCATTACAGAAGCTCTCGGCTCCCTCGCCCTTGAATACAAGGTCGAGGCGGTTGCGGGTGATACCGTTATGAAGGATGATGACGTTATGGTTTACACGGCTGTTAGCCTGCTGCTCAATATAAACGTTGCTGACACGACGGTTCTTGTAATGAGTCTCCTCCAGACAATAGAGGTCGAGACTGGCATTCTCGCCAACATAAGCCTCGATAACCTGGGTTGCGAGGAAGTTCTTATCATCGGCAGCATGATCGCAGAAGAGGAACTTAGCCTCAGCACCCTGTTCCATCACGATGAGCACACGTCGGTTTACCATCAAATCAACATCCGAACGGAGAATATTGATGACCTGAATGGTTCGCTCTACCTTTACATCCTTTGGAACGTAGATAAGCAAGCCATCCTGTGCCAAGAATGTATTCAATGCGGTGA from the Segatella copri genome contains:
- the sufD gene encoding Fe-S cluster assembly protein SufD → MLSEKQYLDLYQSSSRVIKKNSAEVLNAVRDAAFENFRRLGFPSRKVERYKYTDMSAIFEPDYGLNLNRLEIPVDPYEAFRCDVPNLSTSLYFVVNDAFYNKALPKVELPEGVIVDSLNKIAAENPEFIGKYYAKIAKTDEDGITALNTFLAQDGLLIYVPKDVKVERTIQVINILRSDVDLMVNRRVLIVMEQGAEAKFLFCDHAADDKNFLATQVIEAYVGENASLDLYCLEETHYKNRRVSNVYIEQQANSRVNHNVIILHNGITRNRLDLVFKGEGAESFCNGCVIADKNQVVDNNTLIDHQVGHCTSNELYKYVLDGEARGAFAGRVLVRHGAQKTVSQETNQNLCATKTARMFTQPMLEIYADDVKCAHGSTVGQLNDAALFYMQQRGVSREEAKLLLQFAFINEVIDKMELEPLRDRLHHLVEKRFRGELNKCEGCKLCK